Proteins co-encoded in one Desulfoplanes formicivorans genomic window:
- a CDS encoding FAD-dependent oxidoreductase produces MHTASTLHNRSFPMADNMIGAVVVVGGGITGMQASLDLADAGYYVYLVERSSSIGGMMSQLDKTFPTNDCAMUIISPKLVEVGRHINIELLTLSEVTAVTGKEGNFTVSILQHPRYVDPDKCIACGLCAEKCPKKVPDEYDGGLSKRKAIYLKYAQAVPLKYAIDETQCIYLTRGKCGNCAKICPQHAIDYTQTATTIELNVGAVVLAEGCVSFDPGKQDIYGYTRSPNILTNLEFERILSASGPTNGHLVRPSDGKTPKKIAWLQCVGSRDRHKGANGYCSAVCCTAAIKEAMLAKEHCTDFLDAAIFYLDIRANGKNFEQYFNRAKDEAGVRFIKSKISEISPLDATGRHAIRYVDEAGEIAEEHFDMVVLSVGLSANAKNADLAQKMGLDLNHYRFVTTSSFAPVQTSRPGIYVCGSFQAPKDIPSSVIDSSAAAGAVGSRLAPARFTRSKTREEPPLRETRGEPVRIGVFLCRCGTNIAGVVDMDRLDQAVQSLPGVVYVGTNMFSCSQDTQENISQVIREKGINRVVVAACTPKTHEPLFQETLINAGINKYLFEMANIRNQCSWVHKADPRAATDKAIDLVRMAISKVALQEPLEEPRLTIAQSALVIGGGVAGLEAAKNLGDQGYTTYLVERSDRLGGKAWFLQRTWRKEDVHAYLRATIQAVENHPNITVLKNTQITNASGFVGNFVTTINTAGAVSELHHGVTIIATGAEELKPDMYLYGKDPRVLTRLDLHKKFIDDEESLAKTDTAVLIQCVGSRIPSRPYCSKLCCTQTIKSALRLRELNPDMNIYVLYRDMRPYGFQEDIFRQARESGVHFIRYCFEKPLSVTRTATTLQIDFNDCVLRRKLRIQPDLLVLATAIVPEKKNALANMYKVSQDEYGFFSEAHVKLRPVDFATQGVFVCGLAHAPKPIDESIAQAQAAAARAVTLLAAREIHSSGSVAQVNPGYCVSCGVCVTVCPYGAPMFDAQTGKATIQPSLCKGCGLCTAACRSGAIQLKGFTAPEIMAEINAFMDH; encoded by the coding sequence CTGCATACAGCAAGCACTCTACATAATCGGAGTTTTCCCATGGCGGACAACATGATCGGCGCGGTAGTGGTCGTTGGTGGCGGGATCACCGGCATGCAGGCCTCCCTGGATCTGGCAGATGCCGGATATTACGTGTACCTGGTGGAGCGATCCAGTTCCATTGGCGGGATGATGTCCCAGTTGGACAAGACCTTCCCGACCAATGACTGTGCCATGTGAATAATCTCACCCAAACTGGTCGAGGTCGGCCGGCACATCAACATCGAACTTCTGACCCTTTCGGAAGTCACTGCGGTTACAGGCAAAGAAGGCAATTTCACGGTCAGCATACTTCAGCATCCCAGGTATGTGGACCCGGACAAGTGCATTGCCTGCGGACTGTGCGCGGAAAAATGTCCCAAAAAGGTTCCGGATGAATACGATGGCGGGCTGTCCAAGCGCAAAGCCATCTATCTCAAGTACGCCCAGGCCGTTCCCCTCAAGTACGCCATTGACGAGACCCAGTGCATCTACCTGACCCGGGGGAAATGCGGCAATTGCGCCAAAATCTGTCCCCAGCATGCCATTGACTACACCCAGACCGCCACAACCATCGAACTCAACGTGGGCGCTGTGGTTTTGGCCGAGGGGTGCGTGTCTTTTGATCCGGGCAAACAGGATATCTACGGGTACACCCGTTCGCCAAACATCCTGACAAACCTGGAATTCGAACGCATCCTGTCGGCTTCAGGGCCCACCAACGGGCATCTTGTCCGCCCTTCGGACGGAAAGACCCCCAAAAAGATCGCCTGGCTCCAATGCGTGGGCTCCAGAGACCGGCACAAGGGGGCCAACGGGTACTGCTCGGCGGTCTGTTGCACAGCGGCCATCAAGGAGGCCATGCTGGCCAAGGAGCACTGCACGGATTTTCTGGATGCGGCCATTTTCTATCTGGACATCCGGGCCAATGGGAAAAACTTTGAACAGTATTTCAACCGGGCCAAGGATGAAGCCGGTGTCCGGTTCATCAAATCCAAGATTTCCGAGATCTCGCCCCTGGATGCCACCGGCCGCCACGCCATCCGGTATGTGGACGAGGCCGGTGAGATCGCCGAGGAACATTTCGACATGGTGGTCCTGTCCGTGGGCCTGAGCGCCAATGCCAAAAACGCGGACCTGGCCCAAAAGATGGGTCTTGATCTGAACCATTACCGGTTCGTGACCACATCATCCTTTGCCCCGGTGCAGACATCCCGTCCGGGCATTTACGTATGCGGATCCTTTCAGGCTCCCAAGGATATCCCATCCTCGGTCATTGATTCCAGTGCGGCTGCTGGCGCCGTGGGCAGCAGGCTCGCGCCGGCCCGGTTCACCCGAAGCAAGACCCGGGAAGAACCACCCCTGCGCGAAACCCGGGGAGAGCCCGTGCGCATCGGGGTCTTCTTGTGCCGCTGCGGAACCAACATCGCCGGTGTGGTGGACATGGACCGCCTTGACCAGGCGGTTCAATCCCTGCCCGGGGTGGTGTATGTGGGCACCAACATGTTTTCCTGCTCCCAGGACACCCAGGAAAACATCTCTCAGGTGATCCGGGAAAAAGGGATCAACCGGGTGGTAGTGGCCGCATGTACTCCCAAAACCCATGAGCCCCTGTTTCAGGAAACCCTCATCAACGCGGGCATCAACAAGTATCTCTTTGAAATGGCCAATATCCGCAACCAGTGCTCCTGGGTGCACAAGGCTGATCCCCGGGCTGCAACAGACAAGGCCATTGACCTTGTGCGCATGGCCATTTCCAAGGTCGCCCTGCAGGAACCCCTGGAGGAACCGCGGCTGACCATTGCCCAATCCGCCCTGGTCATTGGCGGGGGCGTGGCCGGCCTGGAAGCGGCCAAAAACCTCGGGGACCAGGGATATACCACCTATCTGGTGGAGCGTTCCGACCGTTTGGGGGGCAAGGCCTGGTTTCTCCAAAGAACCTGGCGCAAGGAAGACGTGCACGCCTATCTCCGGGCGACCATCCAGGCCGTGGAAAACCATCCCAACATCACGGTGCTCAAAAACACGCAGATCACCAATGCCTCGGGATTTGTGGGCAATTTCGTCACCACCATCAATACCGCCGGCGCTGTCAGTGAACTGCACCACGGGGTGACCATCATTGCCACCGGGGCCGAAGAGCTCAAACCGGACATGTACCTGTACGGCAAGGACCCCAGGGTGCTTACGCGTCTGGATCTGCACAAGAAATTCATCGACGATGAAGAATCCCTGGCCAAAACCGATACGGCCGTACTCATCCAATGCGTGGGTTCGCGCATCCCTTCACGCCCCTATTGCTCCAAGCTCTGCTGCACCCAGACCATCAAAAGCGCCCTGCGCCTGCGGGAACTCAACCCGGACATGAACATCTACGTTCTGTACCGGGACATGCGGCCCTACGGCTTTCAGGAGGACATTTTCCGCCAGGCCCGGGAAAGCGGGGTACACTTCATCCGCTACTGCTTTGAAAAACCCCTTTCCGTCACCCGGACAGCCACAACCCTGCAGATCGATTTCAATGATTGCGTGCTCCGGCGCAAACTGCGCATCCAGCCGGATCTTCTGGTCCTGGCCACGGCCATTGTGCCGGAAAAGAAAAACGCCCTGGCCAACATGTACAAGGTCAGCCAGGACGAATACGGGTTCTTTTCCGAGGCCCATGTGAAACTGCGGCCCGTTGATTTTGCCACCCAGGGCGTGTTTGTCTGCGGCCTGGCCCATGCCCCCAAGCCCATTGATGAATCCATTGCCCAGGCCCAGGCTGCGGCCGCACGGGCCGTCACCCTGCTCGCGGCCCGGGAAATCCACAGCTCGGGAAGCGTGGCCCAGGTCAATCCCGGGTATTGTGTCAGCTGTGGCGTGTGCGTAACCGTCTGCCCCTATGGTGCGCCCATGTTCGACGCCCAAACGGGCAAGGCCACCATCCAGCCCTCCTTGTGCAAGGGATGCGGTCTGTGCACGGCGGCCTGCCGGTCCGGCGCCATCCAGCTCAAGGGATTCACCGCCCCGGAGATCATGGCCGAGATCAACGCCTTCATGGATCATTGA
- a CDS encoding dihydroorotate dehydrogenase encodes MDLSVEFAGLHLKNPVITASGTFGYGVELQQFGDLSQLGGIVVKGLSLAPRKGNPSPRVAETPCGMLNAVGLQNIGVESFLRDKLPLLPWQKTPVIANLYAHSCEEFGELTDMMAGEQGIAAFEVNISCPNVREGGAAFGQDPVQAARVTRAVCQRAGNKPVIVKLSPNVTDITVIARAVEDAGAHGLSLINTLTGMAVDIRTRKPLLGNVTGGLSGPAIHPVALRMVYETCRAVSIPVMGLGGIMCAEDALEFILVGAHAVQVGTGSFTGTGFAFSLAEKMRKTARKMGLDSWDDFRGQLDTTTG; translated from the coding sequence ATGGATCTTTCTGTTGAGTTTGCCGGGTTGCATCTCAAGAACCCCGTGATCACGGCATCCGGAACCTTTGGCTATGGTGTCGAACTGCAGCAGTTCGGGGATCTGTCGCAACTGGGAGGGATTGTGGTCAAGGGGCTTTCCTTGGCCCCCAGAAAAGGCAATCCTTCTCCCCGTGTGGCCGAGACCCCGTGCGGGATGCTCAATGCCGTTGGTTTGCAAAATATTGGTGTGGAGTCGTTTTTGCGTGACAAACTGCCCCTTTTGCCCTGGCAAAAGACACCGGTCATCGCCAACCTGTATGCTCACAGCTGTGAGGAATTCGGGGAGTTGACCGACATGATGGCGGGAGAACAGGGCATTGCAGCCTTTGAGGTGAACATCTCCTGTCCCAATGTGCGGGAAGGCGGAGCCGCCTTTGGTCAGGATCCGGTGCAGGCGGCACGGGTGACCAGGGCGGTGTGTCAGCGGGCCGGGAACAAACCGGTCATTGTCAAATTGAGCCCCAATGTCACGGACATTACGGTTATTGCCCGGGCTGTTGAGGATGCCGGGGCTCACGGGCTCTCCCTGATCAATACCCTTACGGGCATGGCTGTTGATATCCGGACCAGAAAACCTCTTCTGGGCAATGTGACCGGAGGATTGTCCGGCCCGGCCATTCATCCTGTGGCCCTGCGCATGGTGTATGAGACCTGCAGGGCTGTTTCCATTCCTGTTATGGGCCTGGGGGGGATCATGTGTGCCGAGGACGCCCTGGAGTTCATTCTGGTGGGAGCCCATGCCGTGCAGGTGGGAACGGGTTCGTTTACTGGGACGGGGTTTGCCTTTTCTTTGGCTGAGAAAATGCGGAAAACAGCCCGGAAAATGGGTCTTGATTCATGGGATGATTTTCGGGGCCAGCTTGATACAACGACCGGATGA
- a CDS encoding DNA repair protein RecN: MLEFLRIRNLALIEDVEMDFVAGLNVLTGESGAGKSFILSALDFILGERISSSMIRSGCEKAQVEAIFVLDGQEVILRREILAETGRSRIYINDKLGSQEKVQALGPSLLIHTSQHGQQKLLRPAYHVHIVDGFLDDPGLLVRHREMVREMAQILAQEQEIRDRVRGLEEKRDFLEYQQAEIQKVAPKPGEEEALLAEKKIIQAQADSREMIHQSLEVINGQEFSLLEGLGVLQSHVQALADLDERYAEYASHMEDARQSVLELDRELRSEPMDFEHQARLEAIESRLWKLAQLQRRLKRSLDRILELEQEIQDNIAFLDQSNLQLTQLERKRMDLAQDLATLTQQLNTARSQAAKVLKERLEDRLKDLGFSDKLELVFEIERKEIHPDIFEERPRIFWVPNPGQPPQPLDKIASGGELSRFLLAVVGLRAERDMPTLLFDEVDSGIGGITLNKVAASIQDLARRQQVILITHWPQLAAMAERHFHIQKQVRDGKTFTLCSRLKDKEIVAELARMAGGGDKGMMLARELVGKTG, translated from the coding sequence ATGCTCGAATTCCTACGTATCAGAAACCTCGCTCTCATCGAGGATGTGGAAATGGATTTTGTGGCCGGATTGAACGTGCTTACCGGCGAATCCGGGGCCGGCAAATCTTTTATCCTCAGTGCCCTTGATTTTATTCTCGGCGAAAGGATTTCCTCGTCCATGATCCGGTCGGGGTGTGAAAAGGCCCAGGTGGAGGCCATTTTTGTCCTTGATGGCCAGGAGGTGATCCTTCGGCGGGAGATCCTGGCCGAGACCGGGCGCAGCCGCATCTATATCAACGACAAACTGGGCTCCCAGGAAAAGGTTCAGGCCCTTGGGCCCAGTCTGCTCATTCATACCAGTCAGCACGGTCAGCAAAAACTTCTTCGGCCCGCCTATCACGTACACATTGTGGACGGTTTTCTCGATGATCCCGGCCTCCTTGTCCGACACAGGGAGATGGTCCGGGAAATGGCCCAGATTCTGGCCCAGGAGCAGGAAATCAGGGATCGGGTCAGAGGACTGGAGGAAAAGCGGGATTTTCTGGAATACCAGCAGGCCGAGATTCAGAAGGTTGCTCCCAAGCCCGGAGAGGAAGAAGCCCTGCTGGCTGAAAAGAAGATCATTCAGGCCCAGGCGGATTCCCGGGAAATGATCCATCAATCCCTTGAAGTGATCAACGGCCAGGAGTTTTCCCTGCTTGAAGGGCTGGGGGTTTTGCAAAGCCATGTGCAGGCATTGGCCGATCTTGACGAGCGGTATGCAGAATATGCCTCGCACATGGAGGATGCTCGACAGTCCGTTCTGGAACTGGACCGCGAGCTGCGCAGTGAACCCATGGACTTTGAGCATCAGGCCCGGTTGGAGGCCATTGAGTCCAGATTATGGAAACTGGCCCAGCTCCAGCGTCGCCTCAAACGTTCCCTGGACCGGATTCTGGAGCTTGAGCAGGAGATCCAAGACAACATCGCCTTTCTTGACCAAAGCAATCTGCAGCTGACGCAGTTGGAACGCAAGCGCATGGATCTGGCCCAGGACCTTGCCACCCTGACCCAGCAGCTGAACACGGCCCGGTCACAGGCTGCCAAGGTTTTGAAGGAGCGTTTGGAAGACCGTCTCAAGGATCTGGGCTTTTCAGACAAGCTTGAACTTGTTTTTGAAATCGAGCGCAAAGAGATTCATCCCGACATTTTTGAAGAACGTCCGCGCATTTTCTGGGTGCCCAACCCGGGTCAGCCCCCCCAGCCCCTGGATAAAATCGCTTCAGGAGGGGAGTTGTCGCGTTTTCTGCTGGCTGTTGTCGGTCTGCGGGCGGAAAGGGATATGCCCACACTTCTTTTTGATGAGGTGGATTCGGGCATCGGCGGGATCACTCTGAACAAGGTGGCCGCAAGCATTCAGGATCTGGCCCGGCGCCAGCAGGTCATTTTGATCACCCATTGGCCTCAACTGGCGGCCATGGCCGAGCGGCACTTTCATATCCAGAAACAGGTCCGGGACGGCAAGACCTTTACCCTGTGTTCCCGCCTCAAGGATAAGGAGATTGTTGCCGAGCTGGCCCGCATGGCCGGGGGCGGCGACAAGGGGATGATGCTGGCCAGGGAGTTGGTAGGAAAAACTGGATAG
- a CDS encoding glycosyltransferase family protein, with product MNIACIDCSLVPALESLGHTCLALHPPSGYSRLSPLLEQADFKPDIIVQQETLGPRKILIDLDAWSCCKAFWSIDTHLNAFWQVAYGRLFDLVLTTQKDWVDKLKLQGLPHVAWLPWYGFEHSWTPWERRAHEVCFVGRVTGHRMPRKNLVDFLCSTFNAMFEQNISFAAMKSLYADSRIAPNESIMAEVNFRSFEAASCGCLVINQRFDNGLEELFEPGREMDTFDHVLELESKIAYYRKNTQQARMVALAGRERVLDEHLPVHRAKRLLALCESSPPTASRGIDSIVALAMTQWIFHDADRIVIDLIPVRDILLSIPCTPDGLATLIRIVHATGSWENLRDLILPILQQGQYAHHLGVNLSASMAALHYGQTALAKQFLLRHIVTCRLRENPGDSDPVSISRSWSRILLKEKRIFRIGLSFNPKKSLPETALECLLVAESHDPDNPELVREISGLFGLQRGLEGSRLRTLSFLSLRARNDWRMGCELALNNLRVFRKRQGLEELVVAHDLAVSQGQRDRFMRTIKRMDPSGMMELWVSSMAAKF from the coding sequence ATGAACATTGCCTGCATCGACTGCTCTCTTGTTCCCGCCCTTGAGTCACTGGGGCATACCTGTCTCGCCCTCCACCCACCCTCTGGCTACTCGCGACTCTCCCCTCTCCTGGAACAGGCGGATTTCAAACCCGACATCATCGTTCAGCAGGAAACCCTGGGGCCGCGTAAAATTCTGATCGATTTGGATGCATGGTCATGTTGCAAGGCGTTCTGGTCCATTGACACCCATCTGAATGCCTTTTGGCAGGTTGCGTACGGCAGACTTTTCGATCTTGTACTGACGACCCAGAAGGATTGGGTGGATAAGCTGAAGCTGCAGGGGCTGCCCCATGTTGCCTGGCTTCCCTGGTACGGATTCGAGCATTCCTGGACGCCTTGGGAGCGAAGGGCGCATGAGGTGTGTTTCGTGGGTCGGGTTACCGGTCATCGCATGCCCCGAAAGAACTTGGTGGATTTTCTGTGCTCAACCTTCAATGCCATGTTTGAGCAGAATATCAGCTTTGCAGCCATGAAATCCCTGTACGCTGATTCCCGTATCGCTCCCAATGAATCCATCATGGCCGAGGTCAATTTCCGCTCTTTCGAGGCTGCCTCCTGCGGGTGCCTGGTCATCAACCAGCGTTTCGACAACGGGCTCGAGGAACTCTTCGAGCCAGGGCGAGAGATGGATACCTTCGATCATGTCCTGGAGCTGGAATCCAAGATCGCCTATTATCGCAAGAACACGCAGCAGGCTCGCATGGTTGCGTTGGCCGGGCGCGAGCGTGTGCTTGACGAGCATCTCCCCGTGCACCGGGCAAAACGCCTTCTTGCATTGTGCGAATCCTCTCCACCGACGGCATCCAGGGGAATCGACAGCATTGTGGCTCTGGCCATGACGCAATGGATCTTCCACGACGCAGATCGCATTGTCATTGATCTCATCCCGGTCAGAGATATCCTGCTCTCAATCCCGTGTACTCCCGACGGTCTGGCGACATTGATCCGCATCGTTCATGCCACGGGTTCCTGGGAAAATCTTCGTGATCTCATCCTTCCCATTCTCCAGCAGGGTCAGTATGCCCATCATCTCGGGGTGAATCTGAGCGCGTCCATGGCTGCGTTGCATTATGGTCAAACGGCTTTGGCCAAGCAATTTCTGCTGCGTCACATAGTTACCTGCCGCCTCCGAGAGAACCCGGGTGATTCCGATCCGGTGAGTATTTCCCGGAGCTGGTCACGCATTCTCCTCAAGGAAAAACGCATTTTCCGCATAGGGCTGTCGTTCAACCCTAAAAAGTCCCTCCCGGAAACTGCTCTTGAATGTCTGCTCGTTGCCGAGTCCCATGATCCGGACAACCCGGAGCTTGTACGCGAGATCTCCGGGCTTTTCGGGTTGCAAAGGGGGCTTGAGGGCTCTCGACTGCGTACTCTGTCCTTCCTCAGCCTACGCGCTCGAAACGATTGGCGGATGGGATGCGAGCTCGCCTTGAACAACTTGCGGGTGTTCCGTAAACGTCAGGGTTTGGAAGAACTCGTGGTTGCCCATGATCTGGCCGTGAGTCAGGGACAAAGGGATCGTTTCATGCGTACGATCAAACGTATGGATCCCAGTGGCATGATGGAACTGTGGGTCAGTTCCATGGCCGCGAAATTCTGA
- a CDS encoding ABC transporter permease, producing MISIQTRMAVSRYGLFVLGLILVGFMAGLALLAPVICPYDPNGVNVHAMLLPPGPDHLLGTDALGRDVFTRLVYGARVSLWVGFVAVGISASIGMVLGLIAGYFGGLIDEIIMRGVDVMLCFPSFFLILAVIAFLEPSLNNIMIVIGLTSWMGVARLVRAETLSLKERDFIKAARISGAGVVRILARHVLPNAMTPVLVSATLGIAAAILTESALSFLGLGVQPPVPSWGNMLMEGKDVMEIAPWLSVFPGLSILFTVLGYNLLGETLRDLLDPRLKQR from the coding sequence ATGATTTCCATACAAACACGAATGGCTGTTTCCAGATACGGGCTGTTTGTCCTGGGCCTCATCCTGGTGGGATTCATGGCCGGGCTGGCCTTGTTGGCGCCGGTCATCTGTCCCTATGATCCCAATGGGGTGAACGTTCATGCCATGCTGCTTCCGCCTGGTCCCGACCACCTGTTGGGCACGGATGCCCTGGGACGGGATGTCTTTACCCGCCTGGTTTATGGTGCCCGGGTTTCCCTGTGGGTGGGATTTGTGGCCGTGGGCATTTCCGCATCCATCGGCATGGTTCTGGGCCTCATTGCCGGGTATTTCGGCGGACTGATCGATGAGATCATCATGCGCGGGGTGGATGTGATGCTCTGCTTTCCCTCGTTTTTTCTCATCCTTGCGGTCATTGCCTTTCTTGAGCCCAGTCTGAACAATATCATGATCGTCATCGGCCTGACCTCGTGGATGGGCGTGGCCCGCCTTGTGCGGGCTGAAACCCTGAGCCTCAAGGAACGTGATTTCATCAAGGCGGCCCGCATTTCCGGGGCCGGCGTGGTCCGCATTCTGGCGCGCCATGTTCTGCCCAACGCCATGACCCCGGTTCTGGTTTCCGCCACCCTGGGCATTGCTGCGGCCATCCTCACGGAGTCGGCCCTCAGTTTTCTGGGCCTTGGCGTTCAGCCGCCGGTACCCAGCTGGGGCAACATGCTCATGGAGGGCAAGGATGTCATGGAGATTGCTCCCTGGCTTTCCGTGTTCCCGGGGCTGTCCATCCTGTTCACTGTGCTCGGTTACAATCTTCTGGGCGAAACCCTGCGGGATCTGCTTGATCCCCGTCTCAAGCAGCGCTGA
- a CDS encoding ABC transporter permease: MIPPLFKHVLVKILWLGVVFLGITVLSFWVIHLAPGSPTDLQTTLNPMAGEAARERLEQLYGLDKPIYIQYMNWLSRIVRCDFGRSMSGDHRPVWDKIRERLPLTLSLNIIALILILGISIPIGVLSAYYQGGWFDRLTTVLVFIGFAMPGFWLALLLMLLLGIAYPLFPISGLTSLDFASLSWWDKFLDLARHLTLPILVYTVTGLAGMSRFMRSSMLEVLRQDYILTARAKGLPARTVIFRHGLRNALLPVITLLGLSVPGLIGGSVIIESIFALPGLGQLFYQGVMARDYPLIMGNLVLGAVLTLAGNMLADLGYSLADPRIRSGKQDT; this comes from the coding sequence ATGATCCCTCCCCTGTTCAAACACGTGCTCGTCAAGATATTGTGGCTGGGTGTGGTTTTTCTGGGCATTACCGTGCTCAGTTTCTGGGTCATCCATCTGGCTCCGGGATCACCCACGGATCTCCAGACCACCCTCAATCCCATGGCCGGCGAAGCAGCCAGGGAACGGCTGGAACAATTGTATGGGCTGGATAAGCCCATTTACATTCAGTACATGAACTGGTTGAGCCGGATCGTGCGTTGTGATTTCGGCCGGTCCATGAGCGGGGATCACCGCCCGGTGTGGGACAAGATCAGGGAGCGTTTGCCCCTGACCCTGAGTCTCAACATCATTGCCCTGATCCTTATCCTGGGCATCTCCATTCCCATTGGGGTGCTTTCGGCCTACTATCAGGGGGGCTGGTTTGATCGTCTGACAACGGTGCTGGTATTCATCGGCTTTGCCATGCCCGGGTTCTGGCTGGCCCTTTTGCTCATGCTCCTTCTGGGCATAGCCTATCCTTTGTTTCCCATCTCGGGATTGACTTCCCTGGATTTTGCGTCCCTGTCCTGGTGGGACAAGTTTCTGGACCTGGCCCGACATCTGACCCTGCCGATCCTTGTCTATACCGTTACCGGGCTTGCCGGCATGTCCCGGTTCATGCGTTCGTCCATGCTCGAAGTGCTTCGCCAGGATTATATCCTGACGGCCCGGGCCAAGGGGCTACCTGCGCGAACGGTCATCTTTCGTCATGGATTGCGCAACGCCCTGCTGCCGGTGATCACCTTGCTCGGCTTGTCCGTACCCGGGCTCATCGGCGGAAGTGTCATCATCGAATCCATCTTTGCCTTGCCCGGACTGGGCCAGCTGTTTTACCAGGGTGTCATGGCCAGGGATTATCCTCTGATTATGGGTAATCTGGTTCTGGGAGCCGTGCTGACTCTGGCCGGTAACATGCTGGCTGATTTGGGGTATTCCCTGGCTGATCCGCGCATCAGATCGGGAAAGCAGGACACATGA
- a CDS encoding ABC transporter ATP-binding protein: METGAQAWVEVVLRDLDVHLGGIPVLRDVNWHLRQGEHWAVLGGNGAGKSTLLKLVHGMLWPRQFKGERVYLLNGKTRISPVAMRRLVSLVSCEMQDLYWKRSWNLPVRTVVETGYFDTPFVYEPLSRAQKDHCLEVCERFGIAHLASRGMLQLSTGEAKRVLLARAMVKNPRLLLLDECCLGLDPQSRKDFLGMVDMIAAQDHLHVVATSHRHEELPRCITHVAAIKAGTIHGITRKKPCLPEVPSSGSAGISLSSCSPLMQVPVRAPGEGVLIRIANATVRLHGRDILHHISWTMTSAQDWAIVGPNGAGKTTLLKLIYGAVYPLAGGQVERLFAGDADNVRAMRRYMGFVSCAQQTEYPENATGRQVLLSGFYSSQGMHETPTRHEMDRCNEVAACLNITTLLDRMVQSLSYGQMRKLLIARAMIHSPGILLLDEPFAGVEAGWREEIRHLLMICRNQGTRIILVTHHLDQLEGLVSHELVLDQGRIVRCGPLNQRGS; the protein is encoded by the coding sequence ATGGAGACCGGGGCACAGGCATGGGTTGAAGTTGTTTTAAGGGACCTTGATGTACATCTCGGGGGCATCCCGGTGTTGCGTGATGTGAACTGGCACCTGCGTCAGGGAGAGCATTGGGCTGTTCTCGGGGGTAATGGCGCCGGGAAATCAACGCTGCTCAAACTGGTTCACGGCATGCTCTGGCCCAGGCAGTTCAAGGGAGAACGGGTCTACCTGCTCAACGGGAAGACACGGATTTCTCCGGTTGCAATGCGGCGGCTGGTTTCCCTGGTGTCCTGCGAGATGCAGGATCTCTACTGGAAACGATCCTGGAATCTGCCCGTGCGCACGGTGGTTGAAACCGGGTATTTTGATACGCCGTTTGTGTACGAACCCCTTTCCCGTGCCCAAAAAGATCATTGTCTGGAGGTATGTGAACGATTCGGCATTGCCCATCTTGCTTCTCGCGGGATGCTCCAATTGTCCACCGGAGAAGCCAAACGGGTGTTGCTGGCTCGGGCCATGGTCAAAAACCCCAGGTTGCTTTTGCTGGATGAATGCTGTCTGGGCCTTGATCCCCAAAGCCGCAAGGATTTTCTGGGCATGGTGGACATGATTGCGGCCCAAGATCACCTCCATGTGGTGGCCACCTCCCATCGTCACGAAGAACTGCCCCGGTGTATCACCCATGTTGCGGCCATCAAGGCAGGCACGATCCATGGGATCACCCGGAAGAAGCCTTGCCTCCCGGAAGTTCCCTCCTCCGGTTCTGCCGGCATATCCCTGTCTTCCTGTTCTCCCCTCATGCAGGTACCTGTACGCGCTCCGGGCGAGGGTGTGTTGATCCGGATTGCCAACGCAACCGTACGCCTGCACGGGCGGGATATTCTGCACCATATTTCCTGGACCATGACCTCGGCACAGGATTGGGCCATTGTCGGGCCCAATGGCGCAGGCAAGACAACTTTGCTCAAGTTGATCTACGGGGCCGTGTATCCCCTTGCCGGCGGTCAGGTGGAGCGGTTGTTTGCCGGAGATGCCGACAATGTGCGCGCCATGCGCAGGTACATGGGTTTTGTTTCCTGTGCTCAGCAGACCGAATATCCGGAAAATGCCACGGGTCGCCAGGTGCTTTTGTCCGGTTTTTACAGTTCCCAGGGAATGCATGAGACCCCCACCAGACATGAAATGGATCGTTGCAACGAGGTGGCCGCATGCCTGAACATCACCACCCTTCTTGATCGCATGGTGCAATCCCTGTCATATGGCCAGATGCGCAAACTGCTCATTGCCCGGGCCATGATTCACTCTCCAGGCATCCTCTTGCTGGATGAACCCTTTGCCGGTGTGGAAGCCGGATGGCGGGAAGAGATTCGCCATCTTCTCATGATCTGTCGCAACCAGGGAACCAGGATCATCCTGGTCACCCACCATCTGGATCAACTGGAAGGCCTGGTGTCCCATGAACTGGTTCTGGACCAGGGCCGGATAGTCCGGTGTGGCCCGTTGAATCAAAGGGGATCCTGA